A genomic window from Haladaptatus caseinilyticus includes:
- a CDS encoding amino acid permease: MVEHTRTLGFRVAFAIGLGTMIAAGIFSLSGTAVAAIGSNAIISFVIAAAIAGVTAASYSEFASIYAENGGGYLFSSRTFEDDRLLFAVGASLFLGYSATTAFYLATMGEWFHQFIIPHGISIPHGTVAIATAILLGVLNARGTEESGTFQVLVTGAKVAVLLAFIGGALAYQAPAETVDTFVGGFAKGSPTGIVSIAAVAFITFFGFSAIAASAGEIIDPKETVPKAIGASIVTVTVLYIFVIVAMMNSPTDPQIIANQGETAMGKVAADFLGSFGKWLIVAGAIFSMVSASNASILAASGIGSLMGRQGQAPRKFSRIHPEYGTPLWSVAACTGTIVALVLTFIALFPADGGFGPLHLGLEALTGFANLNLLAPLAVVNVALILSRRRFPEMERPLEVPFVPWLPILGVLANLALITNLPPRGIAVGIAIEALLVVAYLAWGGAPNVDEMISRTVPARSPTTNGGESDDDRYRVLVPVERMHRAPEHVRLAGRVGSLRGENPVVQIVNVTQIPEQTPGESVEDVADARADRLLEIMDDADVDVEYTVEGHICRSVSFDILHTAREDDADLILMGYPDEHEDIAEEVEYDSPCDVLFVDGFTAESSLDTVTVGAGGGPHHSTALSLVNELGRSGSDVHVVSVTPGGEGGTAEDIEETLSELGDVPSVHSHETSSDTVAEGLVAETAERGGVLVIGASRTRLLKRWVFGSTPDRVVSYAKLAGVPVIVCSHPTGVSGRLEDALFPLYRTLRKFGRDRTKEAEPSSS; this comes from the coding sequence ATGGTAGAACATACCCGTACGTTGGGATTCCGTGTCGCCTTCGCGATAGGACTGGGGACGATGATTGCCGCGGGTATTTTCTCGCTTTCCGGAACTGCTGTCGCGGCGATCGGCAGTAACGCTATCATCTCGTTCGTCATCGCGGCGGCCATCGCGGGGGTGACGGCGGCCTCGTATTCCGAGTTCGCCTCCATCTACGCCGAAAACGGCGGTGGATACCTGTTTTCGTCGCGCACGTTCGAGGACGACCGCCTGCTCTTCGCGGTCGGCGCCTCCCTGTTTTTGGGGTATTCCGCGACGACCGCGTTCTACCTCGCCACGATGGGCGAGTGGTTTCACCAGTTCATCATCCCGCATGGAATCTCGATTCCGCACGGGACGGTTGCCATCGCCACCGCAATCCTCCTCGGGGTGTTGAACGCCCGTGGAACCGAGGAGAGCGGGACGTTTCAGGTACTCGTCACGGGCGCGAAAGTCGCCGTCCTGCTCGCGTTCATCGGTGGTGCGCTCGCCTATCAAGCACCGGCCGAAACGGTCGATACCTTCGTCGGTGGCTTCGCGAAGGGGAGTCCGACGGGAATCGTCTCCATCGCCGCCGTCGCGTTCATCACGTTCTTCGGGTTCTCGGCCATCGCGGCCAGCGCGGGTGAGATCATCGATCCAAAGGAGACGGTGCCGAAAGCGATCGGCGCGAGCATTGTGACCGTCACCGTGCTGTACATCTTCGTCATCGTGGCGATGATGAACTCGCCGACGGATCCGCAGATCATCGCCAATCAGGGCGAAACCGCGATGGGGAAGGTCGCGGCGGATTTCCTCGGTTCGTTCGGAAAATGGCTCATCGTTGCTGGAGCCATCTTCAGCATGGTTAGCGCCTCGAACGCCTCGATTCTCGCGGCCAGCGGAATCGGGTCACTGATGGGGCGACAGGGACAGGCACCTCGGAAGTTCTCGCGCATCCATCCCGAGTACGGGACGCCGCTTTGGAGCGTCGCCGCCTGTACGGGGACTATCGTCGCGCTCGTGCTGACGTTCATCGCGCTGTTTCCGGCCGACGGTGGATTCGGTCCACTCCATCTGGGTCTCGAAGCACTGACCGGATTTGCCAACCTGAACCTGCTCGCGCCGCTTGCGGTCGTCAACGTCGCGCTCATCCTCTCCCGGCGTCGGTTCCCGGAGATGGAACGACCGCTCGAAGTGCCGTTCGTCCCGTGGTTGCCGATACTCGGCGTGTTGGCGAACCTCGCGCTCATCACGAACCTTCCGCCTCGCGGAATTGCGGTCGGCATCGCCATCGAGGCGCTCCTCGTCGTGGCGTATCTCGCCTGGGGCGGCGCGCCGAACGTGGACGAGATGATCTCGCGAACCGTTCCCGCGCGTTCGCCGACGACGAACGGCGGGGAATCCGACGACGACAGATATCGCGTTCTCGTCCCCGTCGAGCGAATGCACCGTGCGCCCGAACACGTGCGTTTGGCCGGACGAGTCGGGTCCCTCCGCGGCGAGAACCCCGTCGTTCAAATCGTCAACGTCACGCAAATCCCCGAACAGACCCCGGGCGAGAGCGTCGAGGACGTCGCCGACGCACGGGCGGACCGACTGCTCGAAATCATGGACGACGCCGACGTGGACGTGGAGTACACCGTCGAAGGGCACATCTGTCGGAGCGTCTCCTTCGACATCCTCCACACTGCCCGCGAGGACGACGCCGACCTGATTCTGATGGGATATCCGGACGAACACGAGGACATCGCCGAGGAAGTCGAGTACGATTCGCCCTGCGACGTGCTGTTCGTGGACGGGTTCACGGCCGAGTCGTCGCTCGACACCGTCACCGTCGGTGCTGGCGGTGGTCCACACCACAGCACGGCGCTTTCCCTCGTTAACGAACTCGGACGAAGCGGGTCCGACGTTCACGTCGTCAGCGTCACGCCTGGTGGAGAAGGTGGCACTGCGGAGGACATCGAGGAGACGCTCTCGGAACTCGGAGACGTTCCGTCGGTACACAGTCACGAAACGTCGTCCGATACGGTTGCGGAAGGACTCGTCGCGGAAACCGCGGAGCGCGGCGGCGTCCTCGTTATCGGGGCGTCACGCACCCGCCTACTGAAACGATGGGTCTTCGGCAGTACGCCCGACCGCGTCGTCTCGTACGCCAAACTCGCGGGTGTTCCCGTTATCGTCTGCTCGCACCCGACTGGCGTCTCCGGACGGTTGGAAGATGCGCTGTTTCCACTCTACCGGACGCTCCGTAAGTTCGGACGCGATCGCACAAAAGAAGCCGAGCCGAGTTCGAGTTAA
- a CDS encoding amino acid permease produces the protein MTDSSTETTTDSADIQTELDRDIGLVGAVALGVGTMIAAGIFVLSGLAVSNVGAAAIVSFLAAALVASFTAFAYAEFAAIYPESGGGYMYVANVFDTDLTYIVGWSMILGYPASAAFYLASFSDWFYRFIYPALSIPQAIPYWIAGLVVLALLVGVNLKGTEETGLFQIVVTGLKVALIILFLYGGLQGFDASVVTSSMTDNLNDLRQLGLTTALVFITFFGFEAIATNAEEIEKPSENIPRAIFISMGFVTVIYALVVVVIVLAVNNGEFLEFLAQQAGLSGSEAAKNFVAQNGEISMGRAAQYYLGDFGFYVIIVGALFSMLSAANATILAGSRVKLAMARRNHLPEQFEDLHPSLNTPYKSVLLTGGLITFYMVVFTVLLGTPPGAEEGATMGVNSLLSSLGVGLHVPHVFHLGLHAVTHFADFMLLGGLIFVNLALIQSRRKRPNIDRGFTVPFVPWVPIIAVIANLVLLVNVEPKAFVVGLLAQVIGIGFWFAWKATDPEETQFERATPTVVTEREPSDGREYQLAVPIANPEHVEQMMETAIDIAEDRNGELLVLSAALVPEQTPISESYRSVDEEREVLRKAMSSAEDSDVPVNGIVRIGHRASDAILHTVEQHDSDAVLIGWRGRGSHRREVVLGSTVDRVVEEAPCDVFVEKIGPQTADTDSVLVPTAGGPHAELASKAARAIARAEDATVEVAHVVPPTASDAERESARETLSETAVVLDGVSVTQSVLEGEDVAATIVERTDDHDLTVIGATRESELQQLVFGALPETVGQRAKSTVIMTKRNLGITSRFARWLQ, from the coding sequence ATGACTGACAGTTCTACCGAAACTACGACCGACTCTGCGGATATTCAGACCGAACTCGACCGCGACATCGGTCTCGTCGGCGCGGTTGCGCTCGGCGTCGGGACGATGATCGCGGCGGGCATCTTCGTCCTCTCCGGGTTGGCGGTGAGCAACGTCGGCGCGGCCGCCATCGTCTCGTTTCTCGCGGCCGCGCTGGTGGCGAGTTTCACCGCGTTCGCCTACGCGGAGTTCGCGGCCATCTATCCCGAAAGCGGTGGCGGCTACATGTACGTTGCCAACGTGTTCGATACCGATCTGACCTACATCGTCGGGTGGTCGATGATCCTCGGCTATCCCGCGAGCGCCGCCTTCTATCTCGCTAGCTTCTCCGACTGGTTCTACCGGTTCATCTACCCGGCGCTGTCGATTCCACAGGCGATACCCTACTGGATTGCGGGACTCGTCGTCCTCGCCCTGCTCGTCGGGGTGAACCTCAAAGGGACCGAGGAGACGGGTCTCTTCCAAATCGTCGTCACCGGGCTGAAGGTCGCCCTCATTATCCTCTTCCTCTACGGTGGCCTCCAAGGGTTCGATGCCTCCGTCGTCACATCGTCCATGACGGATAACCTGAACGACCTGCGCCAACTCGGCCTGACGACCGCACTGGTGTTCATCACCTTCTTCGGCTTCGAAGCTATCGCAACCAACGCCGAGGAAATCGAGAAGCCGAGCGAGAACATCCCCCGTGCCATCTTCATCAGCATGGGCTTCGTTACGGTCATCTACGCGCTGGTTGTGGTCGTCATCGTGCTGGCCGTCAACAACGGGGAGTTCCTCGAATTCCTCGCTCAACAGGCCGGACTCTCCGGATCGGAGGCTGCGAAGAACTTCGTCGCACAGAACGGCGAGATCTCGATGGGACGGGCGGCTCAGTACTATCTCGGTGATTTCGGTTTCTACGTCATCATCGTCGGCGCGCTGTTCTCGATGCTGTCGGCCGCGAACGCGACGATTCTCGCGGGGTCACGGGTCAAGCTCGCGATGGCCCGCCGAAACCACCTGCCGGAGCAGTTCGAGGACCTCCACCCCTCGCTGAACACGCCATACAAATCCGTCCTGCTGACGGGGGGACTCATCACCTTCTACATGGTCGTGTTCACGGTGTTGCTCGGGACGCCACCGGGTGCGGAAGAGGGAGCGACGATGGGGGTCAACAGCCTGCTGTCGTCGCTCGGAGTTGGACTGCACGTTCCGCACGTCTTCCACCTCGGCCTCCATGCTGTCACCCACTTTGCGGACTTCATGCTGCTCGGCGGCCTCATCTTCGTCAATCTCGCCCTCATCCAGTCCCGCCGAAAACGGCCGAACATCGACCGAGGATTTACCGTGCCCTTCGTCCCGTGGGTTCCGATTATCGCGGTCATCGCGAACCTCGTCCTGCTGGTCAACGTCGAACCGAAAGCGTTCGTCGTCGGTCTCCTCGCGCAAGTCATCGGCATCGGGTTCTGGTTCGCGTGGAAAGCCACCGACCCGGAGGAAACGCAGTTCGAACGCGCGACGCCGACGGTCGTCACCGAACGCGAACCGTCCGACGGCCGGGAGTACCAACTCGCAGTGCCCATCGCCAACCCCGAGCACGTAGAGCAGATGATGGAAACGGCGATCGATATCGCCGAAGACAGGAACGGCGAACTGCTGGTGCTTTCGGCCGCGCTCGTTCCCGAACAGACGCCTATCTCGGAAAGCTACCGTTCCGTCGATGAGGAACGAGAGGTCCTCCGCAAAGCGATGTCCTCCGCCGAGGATTCGGACGTGCCGGTGAACGGCATCGTCCGAATCGGCCACCGCGCCTCCGACGCCATCCTACATACGGTCGAACAGCACGACAGCGATGCGGTGCTTATCGGATGGCGCGGTCGGGGGTCACACCGTAGGGAAGTCGTGCTCGGAAGCACCGTCGATAGGGTCGTCGAGGAAGCCCCCTGCGACGTGTTCGTGGAGAAAATCGGCCCGCAAACCGCGGATACCGATTCCGTTTTGGTCCCGACGGCGGGCGGTCCCCACGCCGAGCTGGCGAGCAAGGCTGCCCGCGCTATCGCGCGTGCCGAGGATGCGACGGTCGAAGTCGCACACGTTGTCCCCCCAACCGCCTCGGACGCGGAGCGCGAATCGGCCCGCGAAACGCTGTCAGAGACCGCAGTGGTGTTGGACGGCGTTTCGGTTACGCAGTCGGTACTCGAAGGGGAGGACGTCGCGGCGACGATCGTCGAACGAACCGACGACCACGACCTCACCGTCATCGGCGCGACGCGTGAGAGCGAACTTCAACAACTCGTTTTCGGCGCGCTGCCCGAAACCGTCGGGCAACGCGCCAAATCGACCGTCATCATGACGAAACGGAACCTCGGGATCACCTCGCGGTTCGCCCGGTGGCTCCAGTAA
- the trkA gene encoding Trk system potassium transporter TrkA, whose amino-acid sequence MRVIIVGAGEVGSSIAESLADNHEVVVVDQDGERVDSLTYSLDVLAIEGDGTSLDTLRDAGIEQADMIIASTDDDETNLVICGTAKTIDDPFTIARVKKVDYLDTWDHAEQGAFGVDFMVCTNLLTAMDIVRVIGLPAARDVDPFAGGEVQMAEFEVRAESPVADQTVRQADRFDSLTFAAIIRNGDVAIPRGETVIQADDKVVVIGSPESVQQFALEVAPDETPSADKELVIIGGSEIGFHTARLLENRDLRPRLIEQNQERARELAEDLPKTVVMASDATDAEFLAREHVDEADVVVAALENDEKNLLVSVLAKQLGAERAIAIVEDAEYVSLFEAVGIDVAVNPREVTAEEITRFTREERAENIALIENDRAEVLEIEIDADSVLTDRPIREAVSDLPNGVVIGAITREGAFVVPRGDTIVKEGDHVVMFVDTDVLNEVSAAI is encoded by the coding sequence ATGCGCGTCATCATCGTCGGCGCTGGTGAGGTCGGTTCGTCCATCGCCGAGAGTCTCGCCGATAACCACGAAGTGGTCGTCGTCGACCAGGACGGGGAGCGCGTGGACTCGCTCACCTACTCGCTCGACGTGCTCGCAATCGAGGGTGATGGGACCTCGCTCGACACGTTACGGGACGCCGGTATCGAACAGGCCGACATGATAATCGCCAGCACCGACGACGACGAGACCAACCTCGTCATCTGCGGGACGGCGAAAACGATAGACGACCCGTTCACCATCGCGCGGGTGAAGAAGGTGGACTACCTCGACACGTGGGATCACGCCGAGCAGGGCGCGTTCGGCGTGGATTTTATGGTCTGTACGAACCTGCTCACCGCGATGGATATCGTCCGTGTTATCGGCCTTCCCGCCGCGCGCGACGTGGATCCCTTCGCCGGCGGCGAGGTGCAGATGGCTGAGTTCGAAGTCCGCGCGGAGAGTCCGGTCGCGGACCAGACCGTTCGTCAGGCGGACCGATTCGACTCGCTCACGTTCGCCGCGATCATCCGTAACGGCGACGTCGCGATCCCCCGCGGTGAGACGGTGATCCAAGCCGACGACAAAGTCGTCGTCATCGGCAGTCCGGAGAGCGTCCAACAGTTCGCGCTCGAAGTCGCACCCGACGAAACGCCGAGTGCGGACAAGGAGTTGGTCATCATCGGTGGGAGCGAAATCGGGTTCCATACCGCCAGGTTGCTCGAAAATCGGGATTTGCGACCGAGACTCATCGAGCAGAATCAGGAGCGTGCTCGGGAACTGGCCGAAGATCTACCGAAAACCGTTGTGATGGCCAGCGACGCGACCGATGCCGAGTTTCTCGCCCGTGAACACGTGGACGAAGCGGACGTGGTCGTCGCGGCCTTGGAGAACGACGAAAAGAACCTCCTCGTCTCGGTGCTCGCGAAACAACTCGGTGCGGAGCGGGCAATCGCGATCGTCGAGGACGCCGAGTACGTCTCACTGTTCGAGGCGGTCGGTATCGACGTAGCGGTCAACCCGCGCGAAGTTACCGCAGAAGAGATCACTCGCTTTACCCGCGAGGAACGTGCCGAAAACATCGCGCTCATCGAGAACGACCGTGCGGAGGTGCTCGAGATCGAAATCGACGCCGACAGCGTCCTCACGGACCGACCCATCCGCGAAGCCGTTTCCGACCTTCCGAACGGTGTCGTCATCGGCGCGATTACCCGTGAGGGGGCGTTCGTCGTCCCGCGTGGTGATACGATCGTAAAAGAAGGCGACCACGTCGTGATGTTCGTCGATACCGACGTGCTGAACGAAGTGAGTGCCGCGATATGA
- a CDS encoding TrkH family potassium uptake protein codes for MKFRVDWRASVSLVGSVVKWLSVPLLFPLLIAVYYGELNGLRTFVTTIAIALVVGWSLERIDPDPDLGAREGFLMVALTWFVVSIVGGLPYVIAGNQISFLGQFPFIHIVSGPSTLADPINALFESMSGFTTTGATVMGDISFETHSRALLMWRQLTQWLGGMGIVVLAVAILPELSVGGAQLMDAEAPGPGIQKLTPRIAETARALWKAYLGITALEIVLLYGLYLAGLAPGMTLYNAVGHGFTTMATGGFSPEARSVEAFSMWAQWVIVPFMIAAGTNFALFWHVLNGEPRKLIRDAEFRFYIGVLAVLSAVLTILIYTHQGLVFVPGGPPVAGNIESSIRHATFQLVSIVTTTGYASMDFNTWNSSAQYLLLAAMLIGGSAGSTGGAIKIVRWMVILKSFRRELFTTVHPEAIRPLRLGGRALDERAVRGIYAFSLLYLVIFLVSTLLLFLDAERAGGPNLNSLEALSAIAATLGNVGPGFQLLGPMNNYLPFSDASKLLMIMLMWIGRLEILPVLVLLTPAYWRS; via the coding sequence ATGAAGTTCCGTGTCGATTGGCGAGCCAGCGTCAGTCTCGTCGGGTCGGTGGTCAAATGGCTTTCAGTCCCACTACTGTTTCCGCTCCTCATCGCTGTTTACTACGGCGAGCTCAACGGACTTCGAACGTTCGTCACGACGATCGCCATCGCACTGGTAGTTGGATGGTCACTCGAGCGAATCGACCCTGACCCCGACCTCGGTGCACGCGAAGGGTTCCTCATGGTTGCGCTGACGTGGTTCGTCGTCTCTATCGTCGGCGGGCTACCGTACGTTATCGCCGGGAATCAGATCTCTTTCCTGGGTCAGTTCCCCTTCATTCATATCGTTTCGGGTCCCTCGACGCTGGCCGACCCGATCAACGCGCTATTCGAAAGCATGAGTGGTTTCACGACCACCGGTGCGACGGTGATGGGGGATATCTCGTTCGAAACGCACTCCCGTGCCCTGTTGATGTGGCGGCAGTTGACCCAGTGGCTCGGCGGAATGGGTATCGTCGTTCTCGCCGTCGCGATCCTCCCGGAACTGTCGGTCGGCGGCGCGCAGTTGATGGACGCGGAAGCGCCCGGACCAGGGATTCAGAAACTCACACCGCGAATCGCTGAAACTGCCCGTGCACTCTGGAAGGCATATCTCGGCATCACGGCGCTCGAAATCGTCCTGCTCTATGGTCTCTACCTCGCCGGACTCGCGCCCGGGATGACGCTCTACAACGCCGTCGGTCACGGGTTTACGACGATGGCGACCGGCGGCTTCTCGCCCGAGGCGAGAAGCGTGGAAGCGTTCTCGATGTGGGCACAGTGGGTCATCGTCCCGTTCATGATCGCGGCGGGAACGAACTTCGCGCTGTTCTGGCACGTACTGAACGGCGAACCGCGAAAGCTCATCCGCGACGCGGAGTTTCGGTTCTACATCGGCGTTCTAGCCGTTCTTTCCGCAGTTTTGACCATACTTATCTACACCCACCAGGGGCTGGTGTTCGTTCCCGGCGGGCCACCTGTCGCGGGCAACATCGAATCGTCGATTCGACACGCCACCTTCCAACTCGTCTCCATCGTCACGACGACGGGATATGCGAGCATGGACTTCAACACGTGGAACAGTTCGGCTCAATACCTGCTGCTTGCGGCGATGCTGATCGGCGGAAGCGCCGGTTCGACCGGCGGTGCTATCAAAATCGTTCGGTGGATGGTTATCCTGAAATCGTTCCGCCGGGAGTTGTTCACGACCGTCCACCCGGAAGCGATTCGACCCCTCCGCCTGGGCGGACGGGCACTGGACGAGCGTGCGGTTCGCGGCATCTACGCGTTCAGCCTTCTCTACCTCGTCATCTTCCTCGTCAGCACGCTCCTGCTCTTCCTCGACGCGGAGCGAGCGGGCGGACCGAACCTGAACTCGCTGGAAGCGCTTTCGGCTATCGCCGCGACGCTCGGCAACGTCGGTCCGGGGTTCCAACTGCTCGGCCCGATGAACAACTATCTCCCCTTCTCCGACGCCTCGAAGCTGCTCATGATCATGCTGATGTGGATCGGCCGACTCGAAATCCTCCCCGTGCTGGTGTTGCTGACGCCCGCCTACTGGCGGTCGTGA
- a CDS encoding Lrp/AsnC ligand binding domain-containing protein, with product MIRAYTAIITGSGMSSDVVEAIRELQTVTEAHIVAGDFDIIAEIEADDQYEIQKTVTSGIGSIPGVGRTRTYVLLD from the coding sequence ATGATTCGCGCATACACGGCCATCATTACGGGCTCCGGAATGTCGTCGGACGTCGTCGAGGCGATTCGCGAACTCCAGACCGTAACGGAAGCGCACATCGTCGCGGGAGATTTCGACATCATCGCGGAAATCGAAGCCGACGATCAGTACGAGATTCAAAAAACGGTGACGTCGGGAATCGGTTCGATTCCCGGTGTCGGACGAACCCGAACGTACGTCCTATTGGATTGA
- a CDS encoding amino acid permease gives MSDEELAKDLGPLAALTIGIGTMIGAGIFVLPGQAAEMAGPAVALSFVIGGIISLFTALSASELGTAMPKAGGAYYYINHALGPLFGSIAGLGNWIGLAFASAFYMLGFGGYVKTLVAVPSLWILTPDQVGALVAGTLFVVVNYVGAKETGRLQNIIVITLVGILTVFSILGFTQGNLSTLRPFAPRGTGQIMPATALIFVSYLGFVQITTVGEEIKNPGRNLPLAVVGSVVIVTAIYAVVMVVLMSVINWTELVPAVTETPVIDVAEVAFGTIGLAVLGGGLITFGGLLATASSANASILASSRINFAMGRDKLVTPWLNEIHEQFGTPYRSIAVTGGIILGLILIGDVTLLANIGSILHLIVYGLLNIALIVMREAEVDEYEPSFRVPLYPITPILGAILSFALIAFNPRNIIVLALASIPVGMLWYFLYASDKTDKQGVLSKYVLSRSDEMPEPAVSAATSVKPDGGDYRVMVPLANPEHEKDLISLASAVASQRGGTVVATHIVQVPDQTPLASGAEHVETLDAESRELLDQAREDAETFGVPVETHTILSHRSFEEIFDAARTHGADLVVMGWGEDSHGSPGRAESAIDELTNDLPCDVVVYRDRGFDPSRVLVPTAGGPDSDLSAAIARMLRSEYDSEVSLLYVTDDSTEDGERFLSEWATDHDLDDANLVVENGDVESAIERTAEACTMLIIGATEEGLLSRLVRGSLALDVVNDVDCSVLLAEKARTRSIRERLFG, from the coding sequence ATGTCGGACGAGGAACTCGCCAAGGACTTGGGCCCGCTCGCTGCCCTGACCATCGGAATCGGGACGATGATCGGCGCAGGAATCTTCGTCCTTCCGGGGCAGGCCGCGGAGATGGCCGGGCCTGCCGTCGCCCTGTCGTTCGTCATCGGCGGCATCATCTCCCTGTTTACCGCACTTTCTGCCAGCGAACTCGGAACGGCGATGCCGAAAGCGGGCGGTGCGTACTATTACATCAATCACGCGCTCGGCCCGCTGTTCGGCTCCATCGCGGGACTCGGCAACTGGATCGGTCTCGCGTTCGCCTCGGCGTTCTACATGCTCGGCTTCGGTGGGTACGTGAAGACGCTGGTCGCAGTGCCGTCGCTGTGGATTCTCACGCCCGACCAAGTCGGCGCGCTGGTCGCTGGGACCCTGTTCGTCGTCGTCAACTACGTCGGCGCGAAGGAAACGGGACGACTTCAAAACATCATCGTCATCACGCTTGTGGGTATCCTCACCGTGTTCTCTATACTCGGGTTCACGCAGGGTAATCTTTCGACCCTCCGACCGTTCGCACCGAGGGGAACCGGGCAGATCATGCCCGCGACTGCGCTCATCTTCGTCTCCTATCTCGGCTTCGTCCAGATTACGACCGTCGGCGAAGAGATCAAAAACCCGGGACGCAACCTCCCGCTCGCAGTCGTGGGAAGCGTCGTTATCGTGACGGCGATCTACGCCGTCGTGATGGTCGTGTTGATGAGCGTCATCAACTGGACGGAACTCGTTCCTGCGGTGACGGAAACGCCGGTTATCGACGTTGCCGAAGTCGCGTTCGGAACGATCGGCCTCGCCGTTCTCGGCGGTGGCCTCATCACGTTCGGTGGCCTGTTGGCGACGGCGTCCAGCGCGAACGCCTCGATTCTGGCGTCCTCCAGAATCAACTTCGCAATGGGCCGTGACAAACTCGTCACCCCGTGGCTGAACGAGATCCATGAACAGTTCGGTACGCCGTATCGATCCATCGCGGTGACGGGCGGTATCATCCTCGGACTCATCCTCATCGGTGACGTTACGCTGCTCGCGAACATCGGGAGTATCCTCCACCTCATCGTGTACGGCCTGCTCAACATCGCGCTCATCGTGATGCGAGAAGCGGAGGTCGATGAGTACGAACCGTCCTTCCGAGTGCCACTCTATCCGATAACGCCGATTTTGGGTGCAATACTGTCGTTCGCCCTCATCGCGTTCAACCCGAGGAACATTATCGTCCTCGCACTCGCATCGATTCCGGTCGGGATGCTCTGGTATTTCCTCTATGCTAGCGACAAGACCGACAAACAGGGCGTTCTGAGTAAGTACGTCCTCAGTCGGTCCGACGAGATGCCGGAGCCGGCCGTTTCGGCGGCGACATCCGTGAAACCGGACGGCGGCGATTACCGCGTTATGGTACCGCTGGCGAACCCGGAACACGAAAAGGACCTGATTTCGCTGGCCAGTGCGGTGGCGAGTCAGCGCGGCGGAACCGTCGTCGCCACCCACATCGTACAGGTGCCCGACCAGACGCCACTCGCCAGCGGCGCGGAGCACGTCGAAACGCTCGACGCGGAATCCAGGGAGCTGCTCGACCAAGCCCGCGAAGACGCCGAAACGTTCGGCGTTCCGGTCGAAACACATACCATTCTCTCCCACCGCTCGTTCGAGGAAATCTTCGACGCCGCCCGAACCCACGGTGCGGACCTCGTCGTCATGGGCTGGGGCGAGGACAGCCATGGATCGCCCGGACGTGCGGAGAGCGCGATCGACGAACTCACGAACGACCTCCCGTGCGATGTAGTCGTCTACCGTGACCGTGGCTTCGACCCCAGCAGAGTGCTCGTGCCAACTGCGGGTGGACCGGACTCCGACCTCAGCGCCGCGATCGCTCGGATGCTCCGTTCCGAATACGACTCCGAGGTGTCACTTCTCTACGTTACCGACGATTCGACGGAGGACGGTGAACGGTTCCTCTCCGAGTGGGCCACGGACCACGATCTAGACGATGCGAACCTCGTCGTCGAGAACGGCGACGTCGAATCGGCGATCGAGCGAACGGCCGAAGCGTGCACGATGCTCATTATCGGCGCAACCGAGGAGGGGCTACTGTCGCGTCTCGTCCGCGGGTCGCTCGCGCTCGACGTGGTGAACGACGTGGACTGTTCGGTCCTCCTCGCCGAGAAAGCACGCACTCGGTCGATTCGGGAGCGCCTGTTCGGATAG
- a CDS encoding universal stress protein — MSLFDRVVIPVASEKDAEATCDAALERIESAGGRVIALHVIEKGGGVPDKASVEQREERADDIFDIVRKRCSDAGISCETKLAFGTDVAETIFDIADEVDATAIAFTPRGGSRWVKLLTGDVMLSLISDTNRPVVVLPDAEED, encoded by the coding sequence ATGAGCCTGTTCGACCGCGTCGTCATCCCGGTCGCCAGTGAAAAAGACGCCGAAGCAACCTGTGACGCCGCGCTCGAACGAATCGAGTCGGCGGGCGGTCGGGTCATCGCCCTTCACGTCATCGAGAAAGGTGGTGGCGTCCCCGACAAGGCATCGGTCGAACAGCGCGAGGAACGAGCGGACGACATCTTCGACATCGTCAGGAAGCGCTGTAGCGATGCAGGCATCTCGTGTGAGACGAAACTCGCGTTCGGAACCGACGTGGCGGAAACCATCTTCGACATCGCTGACGAGGTCGATGCGACGGCGATCGCGTTTACGCCTCGTGGGGGCAGTCGCTGGGTGAAACTGCTCACCGGGGACGTAATGCTGTCCCTCATTTCGGACACGAATCGACCGGTCGTCGTGCTACCCGACGCGGAGGAGGACTGA